One segment of Drosophila mauritiana strain mau12 chromosome 3R, ASM438214v1, whole genome shotgun sequence DNA contains the following:
- the LOC117145928 gene encoding serine/threonine-protein kinase SIK3 isoform X6 — MVISKTDGTAANGAAGGAEAAAPTGLDATGNSLAHPSGIPQDQIDNIMSGIANTGNVKMNNHRKKLRQRFDIIKKLGQGTYGKVQLGINKETGQEVAIKTIKKCKIEAEADLVRIRREVQIMSSVHHPNIIHIYEVFENREKMVLVMEFAAGGELYDYLSERKVLTEEEARRIFRQVATAVYYCHKHKICHRDLKLENILLDEKGNAKIADFGLSNVFDDQRLLGTFCGSPLYASPEIVEGTPYQGPEVDCWSLGVLLYTLVYGSMPFDGSNFKRLVKQISQGDYYEPRKPSRASTLIRDMLTVCPRKRASIEQICSHWWVNENDNVSCLDLAEDLANQTPVRLDVLLSLTPATITADQLVVPSAEGAAAAKAAANERVPRSHSVGSIRDMGPPNTEAERRILDMVAAGGEAALMPSPTRTITPAQSPVQTKRKLQPTVSTENAAGTTAKKKEKPANSSFVISKDGAPLTEAPPTIIEPQTTLMEAETIANIPEEVPVPSYSQKDMQAVGDLCDLLMGEGSNSTATTAAPAPPAPTPVARQPTRGKLDAVVETPEEKDATKVIKKFVNKHKTADLVNAINESASKAAAPVSAVAPPPFVRKCSLQDESTLNKFNAERRKSRILETAEKFQPPPPVAAVAPEKPKKLSIPGVSVGSFKKEFEKKATNPPSTEGPTPGELRAQEQVAAAAAAAQEAEALSTPPPSPVVAQSLEGSDSKNSVASISLDEARRSMENSIALLLQAQNESSKEVDQLCAQTETIGVSEPATQQERERKLKNARAIIGNAIQPVIRRPTPFYGIGKGFGNGMGGAGGASGASGVGGAPVNNTPKRAQSGSSFMGYSGATSPGNAATSPPISGPQTAPPVLISPNALAVAKQTIQQRIFGGGLPSPNNQPANRRPATWQPQASYSTASIFQPPQSQSSPFKMLQQQYQQRCQEDQKPSCPFTPPPSPQYAASQAYAAQANSNNYGGNSNSGGSNSSNSRCNSSNIGNCNTMPNVNYNVNSRTRPFNHNQAQDTLNTNANTSASATCALPVAMWLKSSPGAEGPPTPPGAVKTSTASITLKSATLPRRKINAKAEVQLDIKPRIPEQGAPPQPAMRFSTEMQHPVADLRSAPPREAPIPYSPIKTTLQARATSLEPKEHVITIQRPPTQHAYGRTSSNTTTRSGSLSRQSTVESESEGTTTATNMSQATITSTSQPIKKSPREFIIPIAVEGGGFITPRERSVEPSESSHTTSSRSTFTRLRPSRRIGSLLSEAGFDEGSPFQKMRTTSITRDGVSGGTEEEARFTPHRLRSSRPVKKISQDNDSQSSNEEDDDDDDGFEILTAENLFSTLLQRVRALTNRLNVNSDLTAGFPSHSSRLLTDISRQAQSHSPFWSQGSPFASVLRSQVSYTYSETVEKKKVRLNSSNSSGLGAPWRHSMSRDLGSDMESMFSRTGATLPRVGLTTLTTTTTPTKHVITINQSPFRTANKSHPGHIATATTTAKTVAVAVAGVPKQLTITTTTTTNSNCSSNNANANGRSRPPTVIPAITATTPQLAKTTSSSTTATITATATEGPRKP, encoded by the exons ATGGTGATAAGCAAAACCGATGGAACGGCGGCCAATGGAGCGGCGGGAGGAGCGGAGGCCGCTGCCCCAACTGGACTCGATGCCACCGGGAACAGTCTGGCGCATCCTTCGGGAATTCCGCAGGATCAGATAGACAACATCATGAGCGGCATCGCCAACACGGGCAACGTCAAAATGAACAATCACCGCAAGAAGTTGCGACAAAG ATTTGATATTATTAAGAAACTAGGACAAGGCACATACGGCAAGGTGCAGTTAGGTATTAATAAGGAAACCGGCCAGGAGGTGGCCATCAAAACCATCAAGAAGTGCAAGATCGAGGCCGAGGCGGATTTGGTGCGCATCCGTCGCGAGGTGCAGATTATGAGCTCAGTGCATCATCCCAACATCATTCACATCTACGAAG TATTTGAGAATCGTGAGAAAATGGTGCTAGTCATGGAGTTTGCCGCTGGCGGCGAGCTCTACGACTATCTGTCTGAAAGGAAGGTTCTCACCGAGGAGGAGGCGCGACGCATCTTTCGCCAGGTGGCCACCGCTGTCTACTACTGTCACAAGCACAAGATCTGCCATCGCGATCTCAAGCTGGAGAACATCCTGCTGGACGAGAAGGGCAATGCTAAG ATTGCTGATTTTGGGTTGTCGAATGTTTTTGATGACCAGCGACTGCTGGGCACCTTTTGCGGTTCCCCACTCTATGCCTCGCCGGAAATCGTGGAAGGAACTCCATATCAGGGACCCGAGGTGGACTGCTGGTCACTGGGCGTGCTGCTCTACACGCTAGTCTACGGATCCATGCCCTTCGATGGGTCCAATTTCAAGCGACTGGTGAAGCAGATCAGCCAGGGTGATTACTACGAGCCAAGGAAACCTTCACGAGCCTCCACTCTCATCCGGGACATGCTGACCGTGTGTCCGAGGAAACGGGCCAGCATCGAGCAGATCTGCTCGCACTGGTGGGTGAACGAGAACGATAATGTGTCCTGTCTGGATCTGGCCGAGGATCTGGCCAATCAGACCCCGGTGCGATTGGATGTCCTGCTTTCCCTTACGCCAGCCACAATCACGGCGGATCAGTTGGTAGTGCCATCGGCGGAgggagcagctgctgccaaGGCGGCGGCCAATGAACGCGTTCCTCGCTCGCATTCGGTGGGTTCGATCCGGGACATGGGACCGCCGAACACGGAGGCGGAACGCCGCATCCTGGACATGGTGGCCG CTGGAGGAGAAGCCGCCTTGATGCCCTCACCCACCAGGACCATAACCCCCGCCCAGAGTCCGGTGCAGACGAAGAGGAAACTGCAGCCCACTGTTTCTACGGAGAATGCAGCCGGAACCACAGCCAAAAAGAAGGAGAAGCCGGCCAATAGCTCGTTTGTGATCAGCAAGGATGGTGCACCACTGACTGAAGCACCACCTACCATCATCGAACCACAAACCACGCTCATGGAGGCGGAGACGATTGCCAATATACCCGAGGAGGTTCCTGTTCCCAGTTACTCCCAGAAAGACATGCAAGCGGTGGGTGATCTTTGCGATCTGCTGATGGGAGAAGGATCCAATAGCACCGCCACAACTGCAGCACCTGCACCACCGGCACCTACACCTGTTGCTCGCCAACCCACCAGGGGAAAACTGGATGCCGTTGTTGAAACTCCCGAGGAAAAGGATGCCACCAAAGTGATCAAGAAGTTTGTGAACAAGCACAAGACCGCGGATCTGGTGAATGCCATCAATGAAAGTGCCTCCAAGGCCGCAGCGCCGGTGAGCGCAGTGGCCCCTCCACCCTTCGTCCGCAAGTGCAGCTTGCAGGATGAATCCACACTGAACAAATTCAATGCGGAGCGTCGGAAATCGCGCATCCTAGAAACTGCAGAGAAGTTCCAGCCCCCGCCACCGGTTGCTGCAGTAGCTCCCGAGAAACCCAAGAAGCTCAGCATACCGGGTGTCAGTGTGGGCAGTTTTAAGAAGGAATTCGAGAAGAAGGCCACCAATCCGCCGTCTACAGAAGGACCTACGCCCGGTGAATTAAGAGCTCAGGAGCAGgttgcagcagctgcagcggccGCCCAGGAAGCCGAAGCCTTAAGCACCCCGCCACCATCGCCAGTGGTGGCCCAATCGCTGGAGGGCAGCGATTCCAAGAACTCGGTGGCCTCCATTTCGCTGGACGAGGCCCGCCGCTCCATGGAGAACTCCATTGCCTTGCTGCTGCAGGCCCAAAACGAGTCCAGCAAGGAGGTGGACCAGCTGTGTGCGCAAACGGAGACCATTGGTGTCAGTGAACCGGCTACTCAGCAGGAGCGCGAGCGTAAGTTGAAGAACGCCCGCGCCATAATCGGAAATGCCATACAACCAG TGATACGCAGGCCAACACCGTTTTATGGCATCGGCAAAGGCTTTGGCAATGGCatgggtggtgctggtggaGCAAGTGGTGCCagtggagtgggtggtgcgCCAGTGAACAATACACCCAAGCGCGCACAGAGTGGCAGCAGTTTTATGGGCTATTCGGGGGCCACATCTCCGGGCAACGCAGCAACATCACCACCGATTTCTGGACCCCAAACGGCACCGCCAGTGCTAATATCACCGAATGCTTTGGCTGTGGCCAAGCAAACGATACAGCAACGGATTTTCGGAGGCGGACTACCCAGTCCCAATAATCAGCCAGCAAATCGAAGGCCAGCCACCTGGCAACCGCAGGCATCCTACAGCACGGCCAGCATTTTCCAGCCGCCACAAAGTCAGAGTAGTCCCTTCAagatgctgcagcagcaatatCAGCAACGTTGCCAGGAGGACCAGAAGCCAAGTTGCCCATTCACGCCGCCTCCATCGCCACAATATGCCGCCAGCCAAGCCTACGCCGCCCaagccaacagcaacaactatggaggcaacagcaacagcggcggcagcaacagcagcaacagcagatgcaacagcagcaacatagGCAACTGCAACACGATGCCTAATGTCAATTACAATGTCAATTCGCGCACGAGACCATTTAATCATAATCAAGCTCAAGACACACTCAATACCAATGCCAATACCAGTGCCAGTGCTACATGTGCCTTGCCTGTGGCTATGTGGCTGAAAT CTTCACCGGGTGCCGAAGGACCTCCAACTCCTCCCGGAGCGGTCAAGACATCAACGGCTTCGATTACCCTGAAATCGGCCACCCTGCCGCGTCGCAAGATTAACGCCAAGGCGGAGGTTCAGTTGGACATTAAGCCGCGAATCCCGGAACAAGGAGCCCCACCCCAGCCGGCCATGCGTTTCAGCACCGAGATGCAACATCCGGTGGCCGATCTGCGCAGTGCCCCGCCCCGCGAGGCCCCCATCCCCTACAGCCCCATCAAGACAACGCTGCAGGCGAGGGCCACCAGTCTGGAGCCCAAGGAGCACGTCATCACCATCCAGCGACCGCCCACGCAGCATGCCTATGGGCGCACCAGTTCCAACACAACCACGCG TTCCGGCTCGCTGTCACGGCAGTCAACGGTGGAATCCGAGTCTGAGGGGACCACCACGGCCACGAACATGTCGCAGGCCACCATTACGAGCACCTCGCAGCCCATCAAGAAGAGTCCGCGGGAGTTTATCATCCCGATTGCCGTCGAGGGAGGCGGCTTCATTACGCCCCGGGAACGCAGCGTGGAGCCATCGGAATCGAGCCACACCACCAGCAGCCGCTCCACGTTCACCCGCCTGCGTCCATCCCGTCGCATTGG CTCACTGTTAAGCGAGGCAGGCTTCGATGAGGGCTCGCCATTCCAAAAGATGCGCACCACGTCGATAACCCGGGATGGCGTCAGCGGAGGAACCGAGGAGGAGGCGCGCTTCACCCCGCACCGACTCAG AAGCTCAAGACCTGTCAAGAAAATTAGTCAAGACAACGATTCGCAAAGCTCCAACGAGGaggacgatgacgacgacgatggcTTCGAGATACTCACGGCGGAGAATCTGTTCTCGACTTTGCTGCAGCGG GTGCGGGCCCTGACGAATCGCCTGAATGTCAACAGTGACCTGACGGCCGGATTCCCCAGCCATTCTAGTCGCCTGCTCACGGACATTTCGCGGCAGGCCCAAAGTCACAGTCCATTCTGGAGCCAGGGCAGTCCCTTTGCCAG TGTGCTTAGATCTCAAGTTAGTTATACCTATAGCGAAACGGTCGAGAAGAAGAAAGT CCGCCtgaacagcagcaacagcagcggacTGGGTGCTCCGTGGCGGCACAGCATGTCCCGGGACCTGGGCAGCGACATGGAATCGATGTTCTCGCGCACGGGGGCCACGCTGCCAAGAG TTGGTTTAACTACTTTAACTACTACTACCACGCCCACAAAGCATGTTATAACCATTAACCAGAGTCCGTTCAGAACCGCCAACAAATCGCATCCGGGCCATATCGCCACGGCCACGACCACGGCCAAAACGGTGGCCGTAGCCGTTGCCGGCGTTCCGAAGCAGCTAACAATAACCACCACgaccaccaccaacagcaattGCAGCAGTAACAACGCAAACGCCAACGGCAGGAGCAGACCGCCAACAGTCATCCCGGCCATAACCGCAACCACACCCCAGCTGGCCAAAACCACTAGCAGTAGCACCACCGCCACCATCACCGCCACCGCAACCGAAGGCCCAAGGAAGCCATAA
- the LOC117145928 gene encoding serine/threonine-protein kinase SIK3 isoform X7: MVISKTDGTAANGAAGGAEAAAPTGLDATGNSLAHPSGIPQDQIDNIMSGIANTGNVKMNNHRKKLRQRFDIIKKLGQGTYGKVQLGINKETGQEVAIKTIKKCKIEAEADLVRIRREVQIMSSVHHPNIIHIYEVFENREKMVLVMEFAAGGELYDYLSERKVLTEEEARRIFRQVATAVYYCHKHKICHRDLKLENILLDEKGNAKIADFGLSNVFDDQRLLGTFCGSPLYASPEIVEGTPYQGPEVDCWSLGVLLYTLVYGSMPFDGSNFKRLVKQISQGDYYEPRKPSRASTLIRDMLTVCPRKRASIEQICSHWWVNENDNVSCLDLAEDLANQTPVRLDVLLSLTPATITADQLVVPSAEGAAAAKAAANERVPRSHSVGSIRDMGPPNTEAERRILDMVAAGGEAALMPSPTRTITPAQSPVQTKRKLQPTVSTENAAGTTAKKKEKPANSSFVISKDGAPLTEAPPTIIEPQTTLMEAETIANIPEEVPVPSYSQKDMQAVGDLCDLLMGEGSNSTATTAAPAPPAPTPVARQPTRGKLDAVVETPEEKDATKVIKKFVNKHKTADLVNAINESASKAAAPVSAVAPPPFVRKCSLQDESTLNKFNAERRKSRILETAEKFQPPPPVAAVAPEKPKKLSIPGVSVGSFKKEFEKKATNPPSTEGPTPGELRAQEQVAAAAAAAQEAEALSTPPPSPVVAQSLEGSDSKNSVASISLDEARRSMENSIALLLQAQNESSKEVDQLCAQTETIGVSEPATQQERERKLKNARAIIGNAIQPVIRRPTPFYGIGKGFGNGMGGAGGASGASGVGGAPVNNTPKRAQSGSSFMGYSGATSPGNAATSPPISGPQTAPPVLISPNALAVAKQTIQQRIFGGGLPSPNNQPANRRPATWQPQASYSTASIFQPPQSQSSPFKMLQQQYQQRCQEDQKPSCPFTPPPSPQYAASQAYAAQANSNNYGGNSNSGGSNSSNSRCNSSNIGNCNTMPNVNYNVNSRTRPFNHNQAQDTLNTNANTSASATCALPVAMWLKSSPGAEGPPTPPGAVKTSTASITLKSATLPRRKINAKAEVQLDIKPRIPEQGAPPQPAMRFSTEMQHPVADLRSAPPREAPIPYSPIKTTLQARATSLEPKEHVITIQRPPTQHAYGRTSSNTTTRSGSLSRQSTVESESEGTTTATNMSQATITSTSQPIKKSPREFIIPIAVEGGGFITPRERSVEPSESSHTTSSRSTFTRLRPSRRIGSLLSEAGFDEGSPFQKMRTTSITRDGVSGGTEEEARFTPHRLRSSRPVKKISQDNDSQSSNEEDDDDDDGFEILTAENLFSTLLQRVRALTNRLNVNSDLTAGFPSHSSRLLTDISRQAQSHSPFWSQGSPFASRLNSSNSSGLGAPWRHSMSRDLGSDMESMFSRTGATLPRVGLTTLTTTTTPTKHVITINQSPFRTANKSHPGHIATATTTAKTVAVAVAGVPKQLTITTTTTTNSNCSSNNANANGRSRPPTVIPAITATTPQLAKTTSSSTTATITATATEGPRKP, from the exons ATGGTGATAAGCAAAACCGATGGAACGGCGGCCAATGGAGCGGCGGGAGGAGCGGAGGCCGCTGCCCCAACTGGACTCGATGCCACCGGGAACAGTCTGGCGCATCCTTCGGGAATTCCGCAGGATCAGATAGACAACATCATGAGCGGCATCGCCAACACGGGCAACGTCAAAATGAACAATCACCGCAAGAAGTTGCGACAAAG ATTTGATATTATTAAGAAACTAGGACAAGGCACATACGGCAAGGTGCAGTTAGGTATTAATAAGGAAACCGGCCAGGAGGTGGCCATCAAAACCATCAAGAAGTGCAAGATCGAGGCCGAGGCGGATTTGGTGCGCATCCGTCGCGAGGTGCAGATTATGAGCTCAGTGCATCATCCCAACATCATTCACATCTACGAAG TATTTGAGAATCGTGAGAAAATGGTGCTAGTCATGGAGTTTGCCGCTGGCGGCGAGCTCTACGACTATCTGTCTGAAAGGAAGGTTCTCACCGAGGAGGAGGCGCGACGCATCTTTCGCCAGGTGGCCACCGCTGTCTACTACTGTCACAAGCACAAGATCTGCCATCGCGATCTCAAGCTGGAGAACATCCTGCTGGACGAGAAGGGCAATGCTAAG ATTGCTGATTTTGGGTTGTCGAATGTTTTTGATGACCAGCGACTGCTGGGCACCTTTTGCGGTTCCCCACTCTATGCCTCGCCGGAAATCGTGGAAGGAACTCCATATCAGGGACCCGAGGTGGACTGCTGGTCACTGGGCGTGCTGCTCTACACGCTAGTCTACGGATCCATGCCCTTCGATGGGTCCAATTTCAAGCGACTGGTGAAGCAGATCAGCCAGGGTGATTACTACGAGCCAAGGAAACCTTCACGAGCCTCCACTCTCATCCGGGACATGCTGACCGTGTGTCCGAGGAAACGGGCCAGCATCGAGCAGATCTGCTCGCACTGGTGGGTGAACGAGAACGATAATGTGTCCTGTCTGGATCTGGCCGAGGATCTGGCCAATCAGACCCCGGTGCGATTGGATGTCCTGCTTTCCCTTACGCCAGCCACAATCACGGCGGATCAGTTGGTAGTGCCATCGGCGGAgggagcagctgctgccaaGGCGGCGGCCAATGAACGCGTTCCTCGCTCGCATTCGGTGGGTTCGATCCGGGACATGGGACCGCCGAACACGGAGGCGGAACGCCGCATCCTGGACATGGTGGCCG CTGGAGGAGAAGCCGCCTTGATGCCCTCACCCACCAGGACCATAACCCCCGCCCAGAGTCCGGTGCAGACGAAGAGGAAACTGCAGCCCACTGTTTCTACGGAGAATGCAGCCGGAACCACAGCCAAAAAGAAGGAGAAGCCGGCCAATAGCTCGTTTGTGATCAGCAAGGATGGTGCACCACTGACTGAAGCACCACCTACCATCATCGAACCACAAACCACGCTCATGGAGGCGGAGACGATTGCCAATATACCCGAGGAGGTTCCTGTTCCCAGTTACTCCCAGAAAGACATGCAAGCGGTGGGTGATCTTTGCGATCTGCTGATGGGAGAAGGATCCAATAGCACCGCCACAACTGCAGCACCTGCACCACCGGCACCTACACCTGTTGCTCGCCAACCCACCAGGGGAAAACTGGATGCCGTTGTTGAAACTCCCGAGGAAAAGGATGCCACCAAAGTGATCAAGAAGTTTGTGAACAAGCACAAGACCGCGGATCTGGTGAATGCCATCAATGAAAGTGCCTCCAAGGCCGCAGCGCCGGTGAGCGCAGTGGCCCCTCCACCCTTCGTCCGCAAGTGCAGCTTGCAGGATGAATCCACACTGAACAAATTCAATGCGGAGCGTCGGAAATCGCGCATCCTAGAAACTGCAGAGAAGTTCCAGCCCCCGCCACCGGTTGCTGCAGTAGCTCCCGAGAAACCCAAGAAGCTCAGCATACCGGGTGTCAGTGTGGGCAGTTTTAAGAAGGAATTCGAGAAGAAGGCCACCAATCCGCCGTCTACAGAAGGACCTACGCCCGGTGAATTAAGAGCTCAGGAGCAGgttgcagcagctgcagcggccGCCCAGGAAGCCGAAGCCTTAAGCACCCCGCCACCATCGCCAGTGGTGGCCCAATCGCTGGAGGGCAGCGATTCCAAGAACTCGGTGGCCTCCATTTCGCTGGACGAGGCCCGCCGCTCCATGGAGAACTCCATTGCCTTGCTGCTGCAGGCCCAAAACGAGTCCAGCAAGGAGGTGGACCAGCTGTGTGCGCAAACGGAGACCATTGGTGTCAGTGAACCGGCTACTCAGCAGGAGCGCGAGCGTAAGTTGAAGAACGCCCGCGCCATAATCGGAAATGCCATACAACCAG TGATACGCAGGCCAACACCGTTTTATGGCATCGGCAAAGGCTTTGGCAATGGCatgggtggtgctggtggaGCAAGTGGTGCCagtggagtgggtggtgcgCCAGTGAACAATACACCCAAGCGCGCACAGAGTGGCAGCAGTTTTATGGGCTATTCGGGGGCCACATCTCCGGGCAACGCAGCAACATCACCACCGATTTCTGGACCCCAAACGGCACCGCCAGTGCTAATATCACCGAATGCTTTGGCTGTGGCCAAGCAAACGATACAGCAACGGATTTTCGGAGGCGGACTACCCAGTCCCAATAATCAGCCAGCAAATCGAAGGCCAGCCACCTGGCAACCGCAGGCATCCTACAGCACGGCCAGCATTTTCCAGCCGCCACAAAGTCAGAGTAGTCCCTTCAagatgctgcagcagcaatatCAGCAACGTTGCCAGGAGGACCAGAAGCCAAGTTGCCCATTCACGCCGCCTCCATCGCCACAATATGCCGCCAGCCAAGCCTACGCCGCCCaagccaacagcaacaactatggaggcaacagcaacagcggcggcagcaacagcagcaacagcagatgcaacagcagcaacatagGCAACTGCAACACGATGCCTAATGTCAATTACAATGTCAATTCGCGCACGAGACCATTTAATCATAATCAAGCTCAAGACACACTCAATACCAATGCCAATACCAGTGCCAGTGCTACATGTGCCTTGCCTGTGGCTATGTGGCTGAAAT CTTCACCGGGTGCCGAAGGACCTCCAACTCCTCCCGGAGCGGTCAAGACATCAACGGCTTCGATTACCCTGAAATCGGCCACCCTGCCGCGTCGCAAGATTAACGCCAAGGCGGAGGTTCAGTTGGACATTAAGCCGCGAATCCCGGAACAAGGAGCCCCACCCCAGCCGGCCATGCGTTTCAGCACCGAGATGCAACATCCGGTGGCCGATCTGCGCAGTGCCCCGCCCCGCGAGGCCCCCATCCCCTACAGCCCCATCAAGACAACGCTGCAGGCGAGGGCCACCAGTCTGGAGCCCAAGGAGCACGTCATCACCATCCAGCGACCGCCCACGCAGCATGCCTATGGGCGCACCAGTTCCAACACAACCACGCG TTCCGGCTCGCTGTCACGGCAGTCAACGGTGGAATCCGAGTCTGAGGGGACCACCACGGCCACGAACATGTCGCAGGCCACCATTACGAGCACCTCGCAGCCCATCAAGAAGAGTCCGCGGGAGTTTATCATCCCGATTGCCGTCGAGGGAGGCGGCTTCATTACGCCCCGGGAACGCAGCGTGGAGCCATCGGAATCGAGCCACACCACCAGCAGCCGCTCCACGTTCACCCGCCTGCGTCCATCCCGTCGCATTGG CTCACTGTTAAGCGAGGCAGGCTTCGATGAGGGCTCGCCATTCCAAAAGATGCGCACCACGTCGATAACCCGGGATGGCGTCAGCGGAGGAACCGAGGAGGAGGCGCGCTTCACCCCGCACCGACTCAG AAGCTCAAGACCTGTCAAGAAAATTAGTCAAGACAACGATTCGCAAAGCTCCAACGAGGaggacgatgacgacgacgatggcTTCGAGATACTCACGGCGGAGAATCTGTTCTCGACTTTGCTGCAGCGG GTGCGGGCCCTGACGAATCGCCTGAATGTCAACAGTGACCTGACGGCCGGATTCCCCAGCCATTCTAGTCGCCTGCTCACGGACATTTCGCGGCAGGCCCAAAGTCACAGTCCATTCTGGAGCCAGGGCAGTCCCTTTGCCAG CCGCCtgaacagcagcaacagcagcggacTGGGTGCTCCGTGGCGGCACAGCATGTCCCGGGACCTGGGCAGCGACATGGAATCGATGTTCTCGCGCACGGGGGCCACGCTGCCAAGAG TTGGTTTAACTACTTTAACTACTACTACCACGCCCACAAAGCATGTTATAACCATTAACCAGAGTCCGTTCAGAACCGCCAACAAATCGCATCCGGGCCATATCGCCACGGCCACGACCACGGCCAAAACGGTGGCCGTAGCCGTTGCCGGCGTTCCGAAGCAGCTAACAATAACCACCACgaccaccaccaacagcaattGCAGCAGTAACAACGCAAACGCCAACGGCAGGAGCAGACCGCCAACAGTCATCCCGGCCATAACCGCAACCACACCCCAGCTGGCCAAAACCACTAGCAGTAGCACCACCGCCACCATCACCGCCACCGCAACCGAAGGCCCAAGGAAGCCATAA